The proteins below come from a single Antennarius striatus isolate MH-2024 chromosome 18, ASM4005453v1, whole genome shotgun sequence genomic window:
- the cbln12 gene encoding cerebellin 12 isoform X1, with translation MHINEAVLRSTEASVPSAFASPLKSIMHPRLVTFDLHMLLAVLLLLGPLEAGGQNDTEPIILEGKCLVVCDSTPSSEPASNALGMSVRSGSGRVAFSASRQTNHEPTDMSNRTMIIYFDNILVNVGTHFDQESSIFLAPRRGVYSFNFHVVKAYNRQTIQVSLMLNGWPMISAFAGDQDVTREAATNAGLVIMEKGDKAYLRLERGNLMGGWKYSTFSGFLVFPL, from the exons ATGCATATTAATGAAGCCGTTCTCAGAAGCACAGAAGCGTCGGTTCCATCAGCGTTTGCTTCTCCTCTAAAGTCCATCATGCATCCCAGATTagtcacctttgacctccacaTGCTGCTGGCCGTCCTCCTGCTGTTGGGCCCCCTGGAGGCAGGGGGCCAGAACGACACGGAGCCCATCATCCTGGAGGGGAAGTGCCTGGTGGTGTGCGACTCCACGCCATCGTCCGAGCCGGCCAGCAACGCCCTGGGCATGTCGGTGCGCTCCGGGTCGGGGAGGGTCGCCTTCTCCGCCAGCCGCCAGACCAACCACGAGCCCACAGACATGAGCAATCGCACCATGATCATCTACTTCGACAAC ATTCTGGTGAACGTCGGGACCCATTTTGACCAGGAAAGCAGCATCTTCCTGGCGCCCAGACGAGGCGTCTACAGCTTCAACTTCCACGTGGTGAAGGCCTACAACCGACAGACCATCCAG GTCAGCCTGATGCTGAACGGCTGGCCCATGATCTCAGCCTTCGCCGGCGACCAGGACGTGACCCGAGAGGCGGCCACCAACGCCGGCCTGGTGATCATGGAGAAGGGGGACAAGGCCTACCTCCGGCTGGAGAGGGGCAACCTGATGGGGGGCTGGAAGTACTCCACCTTCTCCGGGTTCCTAGTCTTCCCCTTgtga
- the trim110 gene encoding E3 ubiquitin/ISG15 ligase TRIM25 has product MDEELTCPTCRDAFSPSHPLPCGHTFCPVCVREAWIHQSEGNSRFCCPQCQEEGSEVRCDCCPPDVEEGRSLAVKTCLRCEVSLCTAHLQPHLERPAFSSHLLVDPLGDLSQLRCPAHAEVLRYYCADDRVYLCGDCLLDGGHAQHQVKALRQVEAELKTIVQTLLQKAEEKLESGERILREHENIDSIMADSLKQDDAQVRRLGVDLQVQVTRLEAALRDITQTERQQVVGRVHQDCSRVRADMTQTLSIQRYLASLLGEAGPFLLIWAFQSDDTKLLAHLNSPVFIPDAVSLDRKHILEDIESKYREFITATLHCLSVLKRELLTSRLTLDANTAHPLLSVSNDLRSVTRVKTRLPYAAHPERFDHWPQVLTVQTFSSGTYYWELEAEGFWDIGVCYRSIGRKGKEGNAFGNNKVSWSLTQQHDRKLAAWHDRRKTRLSVQMSSNRIAVAVDVGAGTVTFSEVGPSNGLTHLHTFSTTFTQPLCLGFGLYKAELNSRVALVEV; this is encoded by the exons ATGGACGAAGAGCTCACCTGCCCCACCTGCAGGGACGCCTTCAGCCCCTCCCACCCGCTGCCCTGTGGTCACACCTTCTGCCCCGTCTGCGTCCGTGAGGCCTGGATCCATCAGAGCGAGGGCAACAGTCGGTTCTGCTGCCCCCAGTGCCAGGAGGAGGGCAGCGAGGTGCGGTGCGACTGCTGCCCCCCGGACGTGGAGGAAGGGCGTTCTCTAGCCGTGAAGACCTGCCTGAGGTGCGAGGTGTCGCTGTGCACCGCGCACCTGCAGCCCCACCTGGAGAGGCCGGCCTTCAGCTCCCACCTGCTGGTGGACCCCCTGGGGGACCTGTCCCAGCTCCGGTGCCCCGCCCACGCCGAGGTGCTGCGCTACTACTGCGCCGACGACAGGGTGTACCTCTGTGGAGACTGTCTGCTGGACGGAGGCCACGCCCAGCACCAGGTGAAGGCGCTGCGgcaggtggaggcggagctgaaG ACCATCGTCCAGACGCTGCTCCAGAAGgcagaggagaagctggagagcgGCGAGCGAATCCTCAGGGAGCACGAAAACATCGACTCCATCATGGCG GACTCTCTGAAGCAGGACGACGCCCAGGTGCGGCGGCTGGGCGTTGACCTGCAGGTGCAGGTGACCCGGCTGGAGGCGGCCCTGAGGGATATCACCCAGACGGAGCGGCAGCAGGTCGTAGGTCGCGTCCACCAGGACTGCTCCAGGGTGAGGGCGGACATGACGCAGACGCTCAGCATCCAGCGCTACCTGGCCTCGCTGCTGGGGGAGGCCGGCCCCTTCCTGCTCATCTGG GCATTCCAATCCGACGACACAAA GCTGCTGGCCCACCTGAACAGCCCGGTCTTCATCCCCGATGCAGTCAGCCTGGACCGGAAGCACATCCTGGAGGACATCGAGAGCAAGTACCGGGAGTTCATCACGGCCACCCTCCACTGCCTCAGCGTCCTGAAGAGGGAGCTCC TAACCAGTCGCCTGACGCTCGACGCCAACACGGCCCACCCTCTGCTGAGCGTCTCCAACGACCTCCGCTCCGTCACCAGGGTAAAAACCCGCCTGCCCTACGCCGCTCACCCCGAACGGTTCGACCACTGGCCTCAGGTCCTCACCGTTCAGACCTTCTCCTCCGGGACCTACTACTGGGAGCTGGAGGCTGAGGGATTCTGGGATATCGGCGTTTGCTATAGAAGCATCGGTCGGAAGGGGAAGGAGGGGAACGCCTTCGGGAACAACAAG GTCTCGTGGAGTTTGACCCAGCAGCACGACAGGAAGTTGGCCGCCTGGCACGATCGCAGGAAGACCCGCCTCTCCGTCCAGATGAGCAGCAACAGAATCGCCGTGGCGGTGGACGTCGGCGCGGGTACCGTGACCTTCTCTGAGGTGGGACCGTCCAACGGCCTGACCCACCTCCACACCTTCtccaccaccttcacccagccGCTGTGTTTGGGCTTCGGACTCTACAAAGCCGAGCTGAACAGCCGCGTCGCCCTCGTCGAGGTCTGA
- the cbln12 gene encoding cerebellin 12 isoform X2, translated as MRDTGPFRLVTFDLHMLLAVLLLLGPLEAGGQNDTEPIILEGKCLVVCDSTPSSEPASNALGMSVRSGSGRVAFSASRQTNHEPTDMSNRTMIIYFDNILVNVGTHFDQESSIFLAPRRGVYSFNFHVVKAYNRQTIQVSLMLNGWPMISAFAGDQDVTREAATNAGLVIMEKGDKAYLRLERGNLMGGWKYSTFSGFLVFPL; from the exons ATGCGGGACACCGGACCCTTCAG ATTagtcacctttgacctccacaTGCTGCTGGCCGTCCTCCTGCTGTTGGGCCCCCTGGAGGCAGGGGGCCAGAACGACACGGAGCCCATCATCCTGGAGGGGAAGTGCCTGGTGGTGTGCGACTCCACGCCATCGTCCGAGCCGGCCAGCAACGCCCTGGGCATGTCGGTGCGCTCCGGGTCGGGGAGGGTCGCCTTCTCCGCCAGCCGCCAGACCAACCACGAGCCCACAGACATGAGCAATCGCACCATGATCATCTACTTCGACAAC ATTCTGGTGAACGTCGGGACCCATTTTGACCAGGAAAGCAGCATCTTCCTGGCGCCCAGACGAGGCGTCTACAGCTTCAACTTCCACGTGGTGAAGGCCTACAACCGACAGACCATCCAG GTCAGCCTGATGCTGAACGGCTGGCCCATGATCTCAGCCTTCGCCGGCGACCAGGACGTGACCCGAGAGGCGGCCACCAACGCCGGCCTGGTGATCATGGAGAAGGGGGACAAGGCCTACCTCCGGCTGGAGAGGGGCAACCTGATGGGGGGCTGGAAGTACTCCACCTTCTCCGGGTTCCTAGTCTTCCCCTTgtga